One window of the Plasmodium vivax chromosome 2, whole genome shotgun sequence genome contains the following:
- a CDS encoding transcription initiation factor TFIIB, putative (encoded by transcript PVX_081260A) — protein MSSFHNKKLALSSHNDRPTPLNLGANSESHTGKRKLLRSFRSSRNDTCPDCKEKGIVICDNSEGTQICNGCGLVLESRILSEEQEWRNFHSDGQMKSNDRNRVGEVSDIWFENNLTSTTFIKSSKKLQHLNMMTQINKSDQTLLAAFNILKLICETFFLRSNVIERAKEITKELQEMEQLKNRINNLNMLAVVYLACREAGHIKSIKELITFDRSFKEKDLGKTINKLKKILPSRAFVYNENISHLIFTLSNRLQLSIDVIEAIEYVVKKATTLITTSHRLNSLCGGSIHLIAELNASEEKNLSLPNIGQIAAVCGVTTNTLKTTFKELLSAADYILPAYYLVGNNSKLASLRQKYLSDDRRRRNK, from the exons ATGTCATCGTTCCACAACAAGAAGCTGGCTCTGAGTTCCCACAATGACAGGCCCACGCCGCTGAACTTAG gcgcGAACAGCGAGAGCCACACCGGGAAGCGGAAGCTGCTCCGATCCTTCCGGAGCTCGAGGAACGACACGTGCCCAGACtgcaaagaaaagggaatAGTTATATGCGATAACAGTGAAGGGACGCAGATATGTAATGGCTGTGGTCTTGTCCTGGAGAGCCGCATCCTCTCGGAGGAACAAGAGTGGAGGAACTTTCACAGCGATGGGCAGATGAAGTCGAATGATCGTAACCGAGTGGGGGAGGTGAGTGACATTTGGTTTGAAAACAACCTGACCAGCACGACGTTCATCAAGTCGAGCAAGAAGCTGCAGCACCTGAATATGATGACGCAGATAAACAAGAGCGACCAGACGCTGCTGGCCGCCTTCAACATCCTGAAGCTTATATGCGAGACGTTTTTCCTGCGTAGCAATGTGATTGAGCGGGCGAAGGAGATAACGAAGGAGCTGCAG GAGATGGAGCAGCTGAAGAACCGAATAAACAACCTGAACATGCTGGCCGTGGTGTACCTGGCCTGCAGGGAGGCGGGGCACATCAAGAGCATCAAGGAGCTGATCACCTTCGACCGGTCCTTTAAGGAGAAGGACCTGGGCAAAACCATAaacaagctgaagaagaTCCTCCCCTCCAGAGCCTTCGTCTACAACGAAAATATCTCGCACCTAATTTTTACCCTATCCAACCGGCTGCAATTATCTATTGATGTGATCGAGGCAATTGAGTATGTGGTGAAGAAGGCCACGACGCTAATTACAACGTCGCATCGGTTGAACTCGCTCTGTGGGGGGTCCATTCACCTCATCGCAGAACTAAACGCAAGTGAGGAGAAGAACCTGAGTCTGCCGAACATCGGGCAAATTGCCGCTGTGTGTGGAGTGACTACGAACACGTTGAAGACCACCTTTAAGGAGCTGCTCAGCGCGGCGGACTACATTTTGCCCGCCTACTACTTGGTGGGCAACAACTCCAAGCTGGCCTCGCTTCGGCAGAAGTACCTGAGCGACGACCGCCGCAGGAGGAACAAgtga
- a CDS encoding chromatin assembly factor 1 protein WD40 domain, putative (encoded by transcript PVX_081265A), translating to MSSQKESKKRKSDALDQACLELSEEVENAEEVPKKNDEVEEEDLETQFSNWKVNSGLLYDFVSRKELEWPSLSIDFGDYHNENVEDSVFNQIVCVGTHTSNKELNYLYVCEVLFPLEQLPQENCIYKTNQNYEGFDFCPDKKKFTIQSKIAHEGEVNRIKFLPLEKKNFVVTKAIDGNLHLFDINKHEIETSEDKMSPEVSFIGNSSDGFGLDFNAEKKYALTCGNDGVLNLYDYTEMDSKKVSPFYSVKYKSPLNDVCATNDPNLILSCADNGYILMYDIRVKGEEPAQQVLGQQVAVNCISLNKFTGHFASGSENGKIKIWDIKRFSEPQHIIHAHKEPIIRLNFSPNDSSILGSASTSRFINIYNLTKIGEELDAIDLSDGPSELIFSHGGHTQPITDFNWNHHKQLKMFIGSTGEDNTLQFWQLKTELLDEANTVPTSNTDVE from the coding sequence ATGAGCTCGCAGAAGGAAAGCAAGAAGCGCAAGTCCGACGCGCTGGACCAGGCGTGCCTGGAGCTGAGCGAGGAGGTGGAGAACGCGGAGGAAGTCCCAAAGAAAAACgacgaagtggaggaagaggaccTGGAGACGCAGTTCAGCAACTGGAAGGTGAACAGCGGGTTGCTCTACGACTTTGTCAGCAGAAAGGAGTTGGAGTGGCCCTCACTCTCCATCGATTTTGGAGACTACCACAACGAAAATGTAGAAGACAGCGTATTTAACCAAATAGTGTGCGTAGGAACACATACGTCTAATAAGGAGCTCAATTACCTTTACGTGTGTGAGGTCTTGTTCCCTCTGGAGCAGCTGCCACAAGAGAATTGCATTTATAAGACGAATCAAAATTATGAAGGGTTTGATTTCTGCCcagataagaaaaaatttacaattcAATCGAAGATAGCACATGAAGGAGAAGTCAACAGAATAAAGTTCCTCCctttggaaaagaaaaattttgtggTGACCAAGGCGATCGATGGGAACCTTCACCTATTTGATATTAACAAACACGAAATTGAAACAAGTGAAGATAAGATGAGTCCAGAAGTGTCCTTCATTGGGAATTCATCAGATGGGTTTGGCTTAGATTTTAATGCGGAAAAGAAATACGCCTTGACGTGTGGAAATGATGGAGTGCTTAACCTGTATGACTACACCGAAATGGATAGCAAAAAAGTGAGTCCCTTTTACAGCGTGAAATATAAGTCTCCTTTGAACGACGTGTGTGCCACGAACGATCCCAATTTGATCCTCTCATGTGCAGACAATGGCTACATCTTAATGTATGATATTCGGGTgaaaggagaagaacccGCGCAACAGGTTCTGGGTCAGCAGGTAGCTGTGAACTGCATCTCGCTCAACAAATTTACGGGCCACTTTGCATCTGGAagtgaaaatgggaaaataaaaatttgggaCATCAAAAGGTTCTCCGAACCTCAGCATATAATCCACGCGCATAAGGAGCCCATCATCCGACTGAACTTTTCCCCAAATGATTCTTCCATCCTGGGTTCTGCCAGCACTAGTCggtttataaatatatacaatttgACCAAAATTGGGGAAGAACTAGATGCCATTGACCTGTCCGATGGGCCCTCCGAGCTGATCTTTTCGCATGGAGGGCACACCCAACCTATCACGGATTTCAACTGGAACCACCACAAGCAGCTGAAGATGTTCATCGGCTCCACCGGCGAGGACAACACGCTGCAGTTCTGGCAGCTCAAGACGGAGCTCCTCGACGAGGCCAACACCGTCCCGACGTCCAACACCGACGTGGAGTGA
- a CDS encoding phosphatidylinositol-4-phosphate 5-kinase, putative (encoded by transcript PVX_081270A) produces the protein MCTSAHVRNALHWNLKKEIKEITHLSDEEIAVIHKRFNSISNKGRLDYKNFEKSLGILGTIKNAYLYSSIFKAFDTNDDGYLDFYEFCVAINTMLKGTKREKVKLSYRIVHAGGSAASGEADEADEADEAVDRAADHSTNRAANRPADHSTNRAANRAANRPADRPANRPAIRDYSDYISYEQFKEIVLSINDIKKQLLGTEEKIQLSQISYTFKSLSMLCDDGKYRMNLKCYRKAVKCNEFLRLLGIHNKVADAFINSEFERRKKIKSGRSRLSNNSGFVGGEFSRRLGSNHRVKSFSVSTNTRLSLGKGSASSLFSRGRKKKSGVEGGTSGGYSGGYSGGTGGSADPGEAHNRNLADQSKKTPQGSSPVRPPLSSSGNNNRGSCAPLKSIVIQSSIAAEGEPPAKRDGLFESTLRSQGKGLIGKGNYLNVPRSGDGSRRSRSCATAGVGASPSPRGRDEEAADEEDFPKKGSSNDRNRKSNRNRAVRDADRGVTPSDSPMMMTEGSDSAKRGVEDASRKPSCSEGNDSYQQSCQSSSFHNSVMLVESGRGDGSRANYQPSEGSRANYQPSEGSRANYQPSEGSRANYQPSEGSSRVWDDHSDVEVVSLRRGRSSGMVSGTVKGLVGGSPTANPPYKCTVTERRDSRDSNEQEGPANDDPSNDIPHSAGKHECEILKAILKFEKQKENKMYVEEYNEYVKGYRKFAEEQEEGYLLDLDTYSDGKEELEREMEGGKHAQYNEAGGGSSSAYEDMGEDDSVGSVQGNHPDGGTTLIESKCEAKGGDKHDGGRSERNASQEDAEVAAASATEAAMAAGEAAARVENANYLYKKYFEYKEFLEHSRCPISHSHNGLMMSSSDGRAVASHAVDNRAVDAHAVKHPCCEEPPRGSRAKGGKCAPRDGGQPRALLEFSSDVIRKKFYIPTSKCHYVMVNENLTKEQVLYHLGNIVVATEDYLSKERDGGGDYNRIFFFFFHVFKYHVGGDSQEGGPSKRHGEAGQQSGALQTDQAGQADPCGRPHRDEPSNESQMSSKNLRATIYYNVLLVTQIVKYFLHTITISHKCSSSYDSLEDSSRLGSINEVSVLLSHTSHLLATYSKGTNNDRKIYINKSNYYHKLTRRGKLSVSLRQKKKKKRNLQKILAVYFGHERWDLVMNMMIGIRLSAIKVYNTSNIINLFKHKDLLELPTSNAQHRVVFKNYAPVIFKQIRSLYGIRSKEYISSVGPEQVISNMVLGNLSTLSELLSEGKSGSLFYFTSNGKYIIKTVCKNIHNLSKALLPKYYSHIRSNPDSLLTRLYGIHCIKYKSGSARSSKKIYFIVMNNFFSSAVEIHRRYDIKGSLVGRTVPPAKREDHTIALKDVDIDELGDRINVGEKNKQKLLQVIKADADFLKENYLLDYSLLFGIHYKDLSRDLVSWNASRTNEVRHVFDEDGKCIAARPFHQCDHGGMISIDKNKIFFFGIIDIFTKWTLKKKFEHTLRTIQKFDRQNISCIHPNAYAERFATFIEKHME, from the exons ATGTGCACAAGCGCACATGTGCGCAACGCGTTGCACTGGAAtttgaagaaagaaataaaagaaatcaCTCACCTGAGCGATGAGGAAATAGCGGTGATTCACAAACGATTTAACTCCATTAGTAACAAGGGGAGGCTGGActacaaaaattttgaaaagagCTTAGGCATCCTGGGAACCATCAAAAACGCCTACCTGTACAGTAGCATTTTTAAGGCCTTTGACACGAATGATGATGGGTACCTTGATTTCTATGAATTCTGTGTGGCCATCAACACGATGCTCAAGGGGACGAAGCGGGAGAAGGTGAAGCTCTCCTACCGCATTGtgcacgcgggggggagTGCTGCGAGCGGGGAAGCGGATGAAGCGGATGAAGCGGATGAAGCGGTTGACCGCGCTGCTGACCACTCAACTAATCGCGCTGCTAACCGCCCTGCTGACCACTCAACTAATCGCGCTGCTAACCGCGCTGCTAACCGCCCTGCTGACCGCCCAGCCAACCGCCCCGCCATCAGGGACTACTCGGACTACATCTCCTACGAGCAGTTCAAAGAGATCGTGCTGAGCATAAATGATATTAAGAAGCAGCTGCTGGGGACGGAGGAGAAGATACAGCTGAGCCAAATAAGCTACACTTTCAAGTCGCTGAGCATGCTGTGCGACGATGGCAAGTACCGGATGAACCTCAAGTGCTACCGGAAGGCAGTGAAGTGCAACGAGTTTTTAAGGCTCCTTGGCATCCACAACAAAGTGGCAGATGCGTTTATAAATAGCGAATTTgagagaaggaagaagatcAAATCTGGAAGGAGTCGACTGAGCAACAACAGTGGGTTCGTAGGGGGAGAGTTTTCCCGGCGACTGGGTTCTAATCACCGAGTGAAGTCTTTTTCCGTGTCTACCAATACGCGGCTTTCCCTCGGCAAGGGCTCCGCGTCGTCGCTCTTCTCCCGAggcaggaagaagaaaagcggCGTCGAGGGGGGGACCAGCGGGGGGTATAGTGGCGGGTACAGCGGCGGGACGGGCGGGAGCGCCGATCCGGGGGAGGCTCATAATCGGAACCTGGCAGACCAATCGAAGAAGACCCCCCAGGGGAGCAGCCCCGTCCGCCCCCCACTCAGCAGCAGCGGCAACAACAATAGAGGCAGTTGCGCGCCCCTAAAGAGCATCGTCATCCAGTCAAGCATCGCAGCAGAAGGAGAGCCGCCCGCCAAGCGAGACGGCCTGTTCGAGTCTACCCTCCGCAGCCAAGGAAAAGGGTTAATTGGAAAAGGCAATTATTTGAATGTGCCTCGCAGTGGCGATGGGTCTAGAAGGAGTCGCTCCTGTGCCACTGCCGGCGTGGGGGCTTCACCCTCACCCCGAGGGAGGGATGAAGAAGCAGCGGATGAGGAggattttccaaaaaaggggagcagcaaTGACCGTAATAGGAAGAGCAATCGAAATAGGGCAGTTAGAGATGCAGACAGGGGGGTCACTCCAAGTGACTCTCCCATGATGATGACGGAGGGAAGCGACTCCGCGAAGCGTGGCGTTGAGGACGCGTCGAGAAAACCCAGCTGCAGTGAAGGAAACGACTCGTACCAGCAGTCGTGTCAATCGTCCAGTTTTCACAACAGCGTGATGCTGGTGGAGAGCGGGAGGGGGGACGGCAGCCGGGCGAATTACCAGCCGTCGGAGGGCAGCCGGGCGAATTACCAGCCGTCGGAGGGCAGCCGGGCGAATTACCAGCCGTCGGAGGGCAGCCGGGCGAACTACCAGCCGTCGGAGGGCAGCTCCCGCGTCTGGGACGACCACTCAGATGTGGAGGTGGTGAGTCTGCGCCGGGGGCGCTCCAGCGGCATGGTTAGCGGTACGGTCAAGGGGCTCGTAGGCGGGTCCCCCACTGCTAACCCCCCCTACAAATGCACAGTGACGGAGAGGCGAGACAGCCGCGATTCCAACGAACAGGAGGGCCCGGCGAACGACGACCCCTCAAATGATATTCCCCATAGTGCAGGGAAACACGAGTGCGAAATATTGAAGGCCATtcttaaatttgaaaaacaaaaagaaaacaaaatgtacgTGGAGGAGTACAACGAGTATGTAAAGGGCTATCGCAAATTTGCggaggagcaggaggagggcTATCTGCTAGATTTGGATACCTATTCGGATGGGAAGGAGGAACTAGAGAGAGAGatggaaggggggaagcatgCCCAATATAACGaggcagggggggggagtagTAGTGCTTATGAAGATATGGGGGAAGACGACAGTGTAGGTAGTGTACAGGGAAATCACCCCGATGGAGGGACAACACTCATAGAGAGTAAATGTGAAGCTAAGGGAGGTGATAAACATGATGGGGGTAGAAGCGAGAGGAACGCTAGTCAAGAGGATGCAGAGGTGGCAGCTGCCTCAGCCACCGAGGCAGCAATGGCAGCAGGAGAGGCGGCTGCCCGGGTAGAGAATGCCAATTATCTCTACAAGAAATATTTTGAGTACAAGGAATTTTTGGAGCATTCCAGGTGCCCCATTTCGCACAGCCACAATGGCCTCATGATGAGTAGCAGCGATGGTAGGGCGGTGGCTAGCCATGCGGTGGACAATCGGGCGGTGGATGCTCATGCGGTGAAGCACCCCTGCTGTGAAGAGCCCCCGCGCGGGAGCCGGGCCAAGGGAGGGAAGTGCGCCCCCAGGGATGGCGGGCAGCCCAGGGCGCTGCTCGAATTCAGCAGCGACGTCATCAGGAAGAAGTTTTACATCCCCACGAGCAAGTGCCACTACGTCATGGTGAACGAAAACCTGACGAAGGAGCAGGTGCTGTACCACTTGGGGAACATCGTGGTGGCCACGGAGGACTACCTGAGCAAGGAGCGCGATGGGGGCGGCGACTACAACcgcatcttcttcttcttcttccatGTGTTTAAGTACCACGTGGGGGGCGACTCCCAGGAGGGTGGCCCGTCGAAGCGGCATGGTGAGGCGGGGCAGCAAAGTGGAGCGTTGCAGACAGATCAGGCAGGCCAGGCAGACCCATGTGGTCGCCCCCACAGAGACGAACCCAGCAACGAGTCCCAAATGAGCTCCAAAAATTTGCGAGCAACCATCTACTACAACGTTCTGCTGGTGACCCAAATCGTAAAGTACTTTCTGCACACCATAACCATTTCGCACAAGTGTTCGTCTTCGTATGACTCCCTCGAGGACAGCAGTCGGCTGGGCAGCATAAACGAGGTGAGTGTGCTCCTAAGCCACACGAGTCACCTCCTCGCGACCTACTCCAAAGGAACCAACAACGATAGGAAGATTTACATTAACAAGTCTAATTACTACCATAAGCTAACCAGGAGAGGGAAGTTATCTGTCTCATTGaggcagaagaagaagaagaaaaggaaccTGCAGAAGATATTGGCTGTTTACTTTGGGCATGAGAGGTGGGATCTAGTGATGAACATGATGATTGGGATTCGCCTATCGGCTATTAAAGTCTATAACACTAGTAAcattattaatttgtttaagCACAAGGACCTTCTAGAACTACCTACATCGAATGCACAGCATAGGgtagtttttaaaaactacGCCCCGGTGATCTTCAAGCAGATTCGGAGCCTGTATGGAATTAGATCGAAGGAATATATTTCCTCTGTTGGGCCTGAGCAAGTGATAAGCAACATGGTCTTGGGGAACCTCTCCACTCTGAGTGAGCTACTCTCGGAGGGAAAGAGCGGTTCGCTCTTCTACTTCACGAGCAACGGGAAGTACATCATCAAGACG gtctGCAAGAACATCCACAACCTGTCCAAAGCCCTGCTGCCCAAGTACTACAGCCACATCAGGAGCAACCCGGACTCCCTGCTCACCCGCCTCTACGGAATCCACTGCATCAAGTATAAGAGCGGCTCGGCAA GAAGCTCGAAGAAGATCTACTTCATCGTGATGAacaacttcttctcctcggCCGTGGAAATCCACAGGCGGTACGACATCAAGGGGAGCCTGGTGGGGCGCACGGTGCCCCCGGCGAAGCGGGAAGACCACACCATCGCCCTCAAGGACGTAGACATCGACGAGCTGGGCGACAGAATCAACGTCGGAGAGAAGAACAAGCAGAAGTTGCTCCAAGTCATCAAGGCAGATgcagattttttaaaagaaaattaccTCCTGGATtattccctcctttttgggaTCCATTACAAAGATTTGTCTCGGGACTTGGTCAGCTGGAATGCCAGTCGCACCAATGAGGTTCGCCATGTGTTTGACGAGGATGGCAAGTGTATTGCGGCTCGGCCCTTCCACCAG TGCGACCACGGAGGCATGATCAGCATCGACAAGAACAAaatcttcttcttcgggATCATCGACATCTTCACCAAGTGGAC gctgaagaaaaaattcgaGCACACCCTGCGGACAATACA AAAATTCGACCGCCAGAACATTTCCTGCATCCACCCCAACGCCTATGCAG AACGATTCGCGACCTTTATAGAGAAGCACATGGAgtag